The Planococcus donghaensis genome contains a region encoding:
- a CDS encoding DUF2759 domain-containing protein, whose amino-acid sequence MSWMLVVIFGLIAILAAIGTVQTLKNKEVLGFLFNFGTFVIFGGFAIATLITHGYPPSLH is encoded by the coding sequence ATGAGTTGGATGTTAGTAGTTATTTTTGGACTTATTGCAATTCTTGCAGCAATCGGCACTGTACAAACGCTTAAAAACAAAGAAGTTCTAGGTTTCCTTTTTAACTTTGGAACTTTTGTGATTTTTGGCGGGTTTGCCATCGCAACACTTATTACACACGGTTATCCACCAAGCTTACACTAG
- a CDS encoding LTA synthase family protein, whose amino-acid sequence MLKKEWPKHTVLAIAIIATWLKTYIVYKTSFSITIENLLQEFILFINPLSMLLFVYGISLFFKSDKVKNIYLLSVAVVTSIVLYGNVAFYRFFNDFITLPVLFQTDNFGDLGSSAAASVFWTDLLYFADVLVILLAIKFIKLKPSKAKSQSVQRKAYYILALAVLFFNLGLAEAERPQLLTRSFDREMLVKNLGMYNYHLYDIYIQSKSQAQRALADGSELVEANSYVRANQIEPSTEMKGIAEGRNLIVVTLESLQSFVINEEMNGQTITPFMNSLTEDEDTIYFENFYHQTGLGKTSDSEFLLENSLYPLSGGAVFFTHSGNTFNSMAESLGSEGYATNVQHANTKSFWNRDIMYESLNVDEFYDVESFEVEDGQAVNWGMKDVPFMEQSVEHMTEMPQPFYSRLLTLTNHHPFTLDEEDKLIDEYDSNSGTLNRYFQTSRYLDEAVKVLFDELKDQGLYENSIIVMYGDHYGISENHNEAMSQYLGEEVTPFTAAELQKVPFFVHIPGYGKGYVEDEISGQVDMRPTIMNLLNIDTSKDIQFGGDLFSEEHEEFAIFRDGRFVTDEVVYAGNVCYDKETGEQTDQELCAPYIERAFTELEYSESIINGDLLRFYDEEDGQLTTIPDVELKQ is encoded by the coding sequence ATGTTGAAAAAAGAATGGCCAAAGCACACAGTCCTGGCAATTGCCATTATCGCCACTTGGCTAAAAACATATATCGTTTACAAAACAAGTTTTTCAATTACTATTGAAAATTTGTTACAAGAGTTTATCTTGTTTATTAATCCATTAAGCATGTTGTTGTTTGTTTATGGAATTTCCTTGTTCTTTAAAAGTGACAAAGTTAAAAATATCTATTTACTGTCGGTTGCAGTTGTAACCTCTATCGTGCTCTACGGAAACGTTGCATTTTACCGATTTTTCAATGACTTTATCACCTTGCCTGTATTGTTTCAAACCGATAATTTCGGAGATTTAGGATCCAGTGCAGCAGCTAGTGTGTTTTGGACAGATCTTCTTTATTTTGCAGATGTCCTTGTTATTCTACTGGCTATTAAATTTATTAAACTAAAACCGAGCAAAGCAAAATCTCAATCAGTACAACGCAAAGCTTATTATATTTTGGCGTTGGCAGTGCTATTTTTCAATTTAGGATTGGCAGAGGCAGAACGTCCACAATTATTAACACGCAGCTTTGATCGTGAAATGCTAGTGAAAAACTTAGGAATGTACAATTATCATTTATACGATATTTACATTCAGTCAAAATCACAAGCACAACGTGCATTAGCTGATGGCTCGGAATTGGTAGAGGCGAACAGTTATGTACGTGCTAACCAAATCGAACCTTCTACAGAAATGAAGGGAATTGCTGAAGGACGCAATTTAATTGTTGTGACGTTGGAATCGTTACAGAGTTTTGTGATTAACGAAGAAATGAATGGGCAAACCATTACACCGTTTATGAACTCGCTAACTGAAGACGAAGACACCATTTATTTTGAAAACTTCTATCACCAAACGGGGTTAGGCAAAACTTCGGATTCAGAATTCTTGCTTGAAAACTCACTTTACCCGTTAAGTGGTGGAGCAGTATTCTTTACGCATAGTGGAAACACATTCAACTCAATGGCAGAAAGCCTTGGTAGTGAAGGCTATGCAACAAACGTTCAACATGCTAACACAAAGAGCTTTTGGAATCGCGATATCATGTACGAATCGTTAAATGTTGACGAATTTTACGATGTGGAAAGTTTTGAAGTTGAGGATGGTCAAGCGGTAAACTGGGGCATGAAAGATGTGCCATTTATGGAACAATCTGTTGAGCATATGACTGAAATGCCGCAACCTTTTTATAGTCGTTTGTTAACTTTAACAAACCACCATCCGTTTACATTGGATGAAGAAGATAAGTTGATCGATGAATACGACTCAAATTCTGGAACGTTAAATCGCTATTTTCAAACATCGCGTTATTTAGATGAAGCAGTAAAAGTTCTTTTTGATGAGTTAAAAGACCAAGGCTTATACGAAAACTCGATTATTGTGATGTACGGCGACCATTATGGGATTTCTGAAAATCATAACGAGGCCATGTCTCAATATCTTGGCGAAGAAGTAACGCCATTTACAGCTGCTGAATTGCAGAAAGTCCCTTTCTTTGTTCATATTCCAGGATACGGCAAAGGATATGTAGAGGATGAAATAAGCGGACAAGTTGATATGCGTCCAACAATCATGAACCTACTGAACATTGATACGTCAAAAGACATTCAGTTTGGCGGCGACCTTTTCTCGGAAGAACATGAAGAATTTGCGATTTTCCGTGATGGCCGTTTTGTTACAGATGAAGTCGTTTATGCAGGGAATGTATGTTATGACAAGGAAACAGGGGAACAGACCGACCAAGAACTATGTGCGCCATATATTGAACGTGCATTTACAGAACTTGAATATTCGGAGTCGATCATTAATGGAGATTTATTGCGTTTCTACGACGAAGAAGATGGTCAGTTAACAACAATTCCAGATGTCGAATTAAAACAATAA
- a CDS encoding YqgQ family protein, with protein MKNLYDVMQLLKRYGTVIYTADYSADIGLMEEEIKELYRLQFITAKEFATAMLILRHKKSEYDKK; from the coding sequence ATGAAAAACTTATATGATGTTATGCAATTACTAAAGCGTTACGGGACTGTTATTTATACAGCTGATTACAGTGCAGATATTGGGTTAATGGAAGAAGAAATCAAGGAGTTGTATCGTCTGCAATTTATTACAGCGAAAGAATTTGCGACAGCTATGCTCATTTTGCGCCACAAAAAATCCGAATATGATAAAAAATAA